The following DNA comes from Rosa rugosa chromosome 5, drRosRugo1.1, whole genome shotgun sequence.
TTTATAATCTGATAATGGGTGTGTTCACTTACGAAACCGAGTTTACATCCGTCATCCCACCACCTAGATTGTTCAAGGCTTTCATCCTTGATGCCGACAATCTCATCCCCAAGATTGCTCCACAAGCAGTTAAGTGTGCTGAAATCATCGAAGGAGATGGAGGAGTAGGAACCATCAAGAAGATCACCTTCGGTGAAGGCAGCCAGTTCGGCTCTGTGACCCACAAGATCGATGGGATTGACAAAGACAACTTTGTCTACAGCTACAGTTTGGTCGAAGGAGATGCCTTGTCCGACAAGATTGAGAAGATCTCTTATGAGACCAAATTGGTGGCATCTTCCGATGGAGGATccatcatcaagagcaccagTAACTACCACACCAAAGGTGATGTGGAGATCAAGGAGGAACATGTTAAGGCTGGAAAAGAGAAGGCGTCCCACCTCTTCAAGCTTGTCGAAGGCTACCTCTTGGCCAACCCCAATGAATACTGTTAAACTTAATTGTTATCAGTTCGCTGTCCATTTGTTCTGCTGATGTTCCCGTTGGAACATTAAGCGATTGAATGTTGTAATTTTCTATGAAATAAACAAGCTTTAATCACAATTTGGAAATTCGTTGTTCAATAACTCCCTACTAGGCTAAATTATCAAATTGCAGCTATAATAGATATCCTCAAAGATGGTCCAGAAGCACTTTAAGAAGGTTGTTCACCTAGtattattcaaaacaaaaactgtCACAAAAGCACCTTTGCAACAGTAAAGATTTGTTGAGACTTCAGAGTATTTAGGACAGTTAGTTCTAGAGGTAGCAATATTGGTAGAAGTCCAAACAGTCAGAACTATGAAGAAATCAGTGATGGCAAACTTGTGCTCGATATAATTTGCTGAAAGTTGGACTCACCATCAGTAAAAGCTTTTGGTAAGACAGATTGTATGTAGTGATCGAGTCTATCATTCCTTATCTTTCTATAAAGAGTCATCCTTTCTGAATCAAAATGGTTATGATATTTTGAAAAGACTAAAATTTGTTACTATTCCATTACTTAAATAGAAAACTGTATTCATGTCAACATCTAAGCCAGATTAGCCAACTCTAATACTGTTACATTAAAAATTATAAAGACTTTGAGTGGTCATTAACCAGATAACTCTTTACCAGATCATATATACCACTTCATTCAGGGTACACTTGACTCCATCCCTGCTGGTATATGTTCCTTTAGCTTCCATCATAATTACTGCATTCCGAACCTCAAAATGATGTTCCTGGAAAAAATAGAAACAACTCAAATAAAGTCTCACATCAACCAGTTAAAAATACAATAAATGTTGCATTTCTAACCCATCTAATCTGTTTGCAGAAATTGCTCATGAATTTCTTACAGTTACACACTTACAGGCCAAGCACTGACAAATATAAGGTCAAAAACTAAACACCGCTAATAAGTATAAAGATGATCATACATTTTATTCTTTACTGAATCAAATGAAATGTAATACGTTACAATTCGTCATCACTGCGACTGCAAGCCAAAACAATCTCTGGCTTGGTAAGATAGAAAAGGAAATGAATATCAAAGCCACATGCACCAAATATATAAAGAACATTACACAACGACACATTGTAATGCAGTAGCATTATCATAGTTTGATTTAGTTGTAGGCCTCAGGGTTGGCCAAAAGGTGGTTCTCAATGATCTTGAACAAACCAGCGGCTCTTTCTTT
Coding sequences within:
- the LOC133710032 gene encoding major strawberry allergen Fra a 1.05, whose protein sequence is MGVFTYETEFTSVIPPPRLFKAFILDADNLIPKIAPQAVKCAEIIEGDGGVGTIKKITFGEGSQFGSVTHKIDGIDKDNFVYSYSLVEGDALSDKIEKISYETKLVASSDGGSIIKSTSNYHTKGDVEIKEEHVKAGKEKASHLFKLVEGYLLANPNEYC